A single window of Acinetobacter wuhouensis DNA harbors:
- a CDS encoding IS30-like element ISAba125 family transposase: protein MEYIKLSYHHLNFEDRTALMLESRKEGFSARKFAELIKRHPSTIYRELKRNSINDVYQAQYASDNTFARRRRGHRKLKIDSILWKFIVEAIRCLWSPQQIAKRLKTFPDLDQTMNVSHTTIYSTIRALPKGELKKDLLSCLRHENKKRKANGEPKKDSILQDIKTIHERPAEVQERKIPGHWEADLIKGKDNKSSIATLIERNTRLCILATLPDAKAESVRKALTEALKYLPAELRKTLTYDRGREMSEHKILEEDLGIDVYFCDPHSPWQKGTCENMNGLIRQYLPKGIDLNQADQHYLNQVAMSLNTRPRKALDWLTPLEKFAQLVDYHMAFETVAPHV from the coding sequence ATGGAGTATATAAAATTGTCATACCATCATCTTAACTTTGAAGATCGTACTGCATTAATGCTTGAGTCAAGAAAAGAAGGCTTTTCAGCCAGAAAATTTGCTGAACTCATTAAAAGACATCCTAGTACGATCTATCGTGAGCTTAAAAGAAATAGCATCAATGACGTTTATCAAGCTCAATATGCTTCTGATAACACTTTTGCTAGACGTAGACGTGGTCACAGAAAACTCAAAATCGATTCAATCCTCTGGAAATTTATTGTTGAAGCGATCCGTTGTTTATGGTCTCCTCAGCAAATAGCAAAGCGTTTAAAGACATTTCCTGATTTGGATCAAACAATGAATGTAAGCCATACAACGATTTATTCAACGATACGAGCATTACCCAAGGGTGAGTTGAAAAAAGACTTATTATCCTGTCTACGTCATGAAAATAAAAAGCGAAAAGCTAACGGTGAACCTAAAAAAGATTCTATATTACAGGATATTAAAACTATTCATGAGCGCCCAGCCGAAGTTCAAGAAAGAAAAATACCGGGTCATTGGGAAGCTGATTTAATTAAAGGTAAAGACAATAAAAGTTCGATAGCAACACTTATTGAACGAAATACACGGCTCTGTATCTTGGCAACATTACCTGATGCAAAGGCAGAATCAGTGCGCAAGGCTTTAACTGAAGCTCTGAAATATTTACCTGCAGAACTGCGTAAAACGTTGACCTATGACCGTGGACGTGAGATGTCAGAACATAAAATACTCGAAGAAGATTTAGGCATAGATGTATATTTCTGTGACCCACATTCACCCTGGCAAAAAGGCACATGCGAAAATATGAATGGTTTAATTAGGCAATATTTACCTAAAGGGATTGATTTAAATCAGGCAGATCAGCATTATTTAAATCAAGTTGCCATGTCACTGAATACTCGTCCTAGAAAGGCGTTAGATTGGCTTACACCATTAGAGAAATTTGCTCAGCTTGTTGATTATCATATGGCTTTTGAAACTGTCGCACCTCATGTTTGA